From Ptychodera flava strain L36383 chromosome 2, AS_Pfla_20210202, whole genome shotgun sequence, the proteins below share one genomic window:
- the LOC139116079 gene encoding probable helicase senataxin isoform X2, with translation MQDFGDQDESTERKEMSRTQAQLCSFKENRNTAGNVKGNDDDDVESAAVINSKDDEYDADNDSGTDNMEVDKKFPQGKAKIKSQKTSSVTKLTVEKACKRTDQLDNISSEEDDDIPLLSLLEDKIASQEWRQRSTEINDSDETNISSDDTTEERSSADSNCNHKQQDREAVVAETSESENSLEKLESSGHQISTASTRKDVRVKDVYSLSSTTVSTSESDRRSILPSKNMTPKSKSTPKKVLSSSSASIHNRARKSKPSPGTHSRSNRSFSTSSTECSAETSETENDSVRQSTVKTALTWKLQRDDHVIIISSDEESESEHRLSLNAKTDNEMTDRKTISKHGGHFHASDSKAKSNTGPISRSDKNSHSKVNFVTAIAVSQAIANNKDDAIEKLGMDEDAEMEGKNYEPVTPTTQMNITPQRWKIVGDQETSSDSDFVEQEQLANRAVLDKSKSKPSLEDSDSDDAFSVAQRRETKMIEGHKKSSVKQLPFLQDQDKSSMVHSKSKLPSLSRGNVQMAAGDTAKNTQKLGSKGVKFTAQYVADNIMEMDLRTSSDGSDFDDDLFVTLAAHDEAHKQAAKKKKDQHDVSNQAQNSKRTPVHMGQRTSTLIEPRTLHMYRRGSKTQTEARHPRTTRLKSHPPPMPSLHKKPPPPSPLDCSKIAKNMTQLRANLVMRELAIQEKKLQDSTQNKNPLIFNRRRSLYAENNSPADGDRVSPAPDVHEDELPGNQEKSDKETGAKKTAQTFGHRFASRTAGLAKTMSENNATVRQRRWSGKDDNTTSAVEEASHTAGEVTAMSAEASRDNHTRIENHEAAYNAEQKNDNDSKTATTFQQSTVISGPVPRERPAVQTHKNPRWSDLELPDMTKVNKVSVEDYYEKILEWNPEWISDENFDASVMPGCLEPQKVPVTFDSPQHFYAVFQPLHLLETWAKILKDWHDVKDRKVFTGKMTSSPRPLEARPSMSLLDCEVKIENRNLGALQGISECDFVRLELNLYCQTESESIVKRHAIFGIVDKVLMDKTGDYASRNKENIGDNTKCKVQFRILRMNYAVADNTIEFQVITSLIPLLRQYNSFKIPQSNVLTRHILRPITKNVYTFTASDHSAPVELTRKYNKSQECCIQGATEAAIAPYAIPRVCMIQGPPGTGKSHTIVGIVHRILKHSKQRNISMPTANSNPNLNKINILLCAPSNAAIDQLMRKLVAHLMQHSVHKQNTKYNCGDYNIVRVGREYNVHPDVRKYLLDEIVKSRIAKARSGQNDVSKLYAELKDLDDRIGEAERLCSSFKIKGDRKSLSGAEAQRDRLLKQRNELEKETKKSSSNARNLRGQESKVRQHVLVEADVVCCTLNGSGSSVLDSAVRMSKRVVFDCVIIDEACQCTELDSLIPLQYGSTKLILVGDPQQLPATVLSQNAQNLGFGQSLFERLYKFFRDHCDNPVVMLDTQYRMHKSICEFPSNQFYYGKLKTSGEVLHRTTQAKFPLLPFCVVDVVSGQERQDKPGAIINIQEAKFILEICRVISEIPRFTVNIGVITPYRAQKYHLEKQLRSEMCRGLPRIEVNTVDGFQGREKDVIILSCVRASPFGSTGIGFVANEKRLNVALTRAKYSLFIVGHLSSLETNDIWKKLIEDATSRGIVMKATPGGFRETAVKCLVEPSTHIARTSTSSDANLAKQKNNSSKAPPGQDLSGQGPSTVNSHEKGAVRSLRTFDLSGAIFNEESVPGKRKARRASLNQEKQQERSTGGANSVAAADKRKKQDGNNQSLAIRSQRKSLDEVVGQISQKYYGGSKAVTLPSDRHSKSSNVEMRKSQTKEDGHVECRAVSDDGVLQSKARGPNSLKNTSTASTEESGTAHSSSTSAFRTVESHTKTEHRRKRSSAEELRATAKLASSASKRGNKLPVTDQTQPRSKVCIESNRANQSSRDRTSNSSRETRKRKSCLTDPEEPKRSRTTKRVRFDPEVKDNTAESVRRSELYKRTHIRELPCFKKD, from the exons ATGCAAGACTTTGGAGATCAAGATGAGTCTACTGAAAGGAAGGAGATGTCTAGAACACAAGCTCAGTTGTGTTCTTTCAAGGAGAATAGGAATACAGCTGGAAATGTCAAgggcaatgatgatgatgatgttgaaagTGCTGCTGTCATCAATAGCAAGGATGACGAGTATGATGCCGATAATGACAGCGGAACTGATAATATGGAAGTTGACAAGAAATTCCCCCAAGGCAAGGCCAAGATAAAAAGTCAGAAGACTAGCAGTGTGACGAAATTGACAG TTGAAAAGGCATGTAAAAGAACTGACCAACTGGACAATATCAGCTCAGAGGAAGACGATGACATTCCCTTGCTGTCGTTGTTGGAGGATAAAATAGCCAGCCAAGAATGGAGACAAAGGAGCACTGAGATAAATGACAGtgatgaaacaaacatttcctCTGACGACACAACAGAAGAAAGATCATCAGCTGACAGTAACTGTAATCACAAACAGCAAGATAGGGAGGCAGTTGTTGCAGAAACTAGCGAGTCAGAGAACTCTCTTGAAAAGTTGGAATCTTCCGGACACCAGATATCAACAGCTTCAACTAGAAAGGACGTTCGTGTGAAAGATGTTTACAGTCTGTCTAGCACCACTGTCAGTACATCAGAGAGTGATAGGCGATCAATATTACCATCTAAAAACATGACACCGAAATCAAAAAGTACACCAAAGAAAGTCCTTTCTTCATCTTCAGCAAGTATTCATAATCGAGCACGTAAGAGTAAGCCATCTCCTGGGACACATAGCAGATCAAATAGGAGTTTCAGCACCAGCAGTACTGAATGTAGTGCAGAGACGTCGGAGACAGAGAATGATAGTGTTAGGCAATCTACAGTTAAGACTGCCCTGACTTGGAAATTACAGCGTGATGATCACGTGATCATTATCAGCTCTGATGAAGAATCAGAGAGTGAACACAGGCTTTCATTGAATGCAAAAACAGACAATGAAATGACTGACAGGAAAACAATAAGTAAACATGGTGGTCATTTTCATGCATCTGATTCCAAAGCCAAGTCCAATACAGGACCTATCAGCAGAAGTGACAAAAATTCTCACAGCAAAGTTAATTTTGTTACAGCGATTGCTGTGTCACAGGCGATTGCAAACAACAAAGACGATGCCATTGAGAAACTTGGGATGGATGAGGATGCTGAAATGGAAGGAAAGAATTATGAACCAGTAACGCCAACCACTCAAATGAATATTACACCTCAAAGATGGAAGATtgttggagatcaagaaacgaGCTCTGACAGTGACTTTGTGGAACAGGAACAACTGGCAAATAGAGCCGTTCTTGACAAAAGTAAATCAAAGCCTTCCCTTGAAGACAGTGATTCAGATGATGCTTTTTCAGTAGCACAGAGAAGAGAAACAAAGATGATTGAAGGACATAAGAAAAGCTCCGTGAAACAGCTGCCATTCTTACAAGATCAAGACAAGTCAAGTATGGTACACAGCAAATCAAAATTGCCGTCACTTTCCAGGGGAAATGTTCAAATGGCAGCCGGTGATACAGCCAAAAATACTCAAAAGCTTGGGTCAAAGGGCGTGAAATTCACAGCACAGTATgttgctgataatataatggaaatggATCTCAGAACAAGTTCTGATGGAAGTGATTTTGATGACGATCTGTTTGTCACCCTTGCTGCACATGATGAAGCCCATAAGCAGGCTGCCAAGAAAAAGAAAGACCAGCATGACGTTTCGAATCAAGCCCAGAACAGTAAACGGACACCCGTGCACATGGGCCAGAGAACAAGCACTCTGATAGAGCCACGGACTTTGCACATGTATAGGAGAGGCAGTAAAACACAAACCGAAGCCAGGCATCCCAGAACTACAAGACTGAAGTCCCATCCACCGCCTATGCCCTCTTTACACAAGAAACCCCCTCCACCCTCCCCACTAGATTGCTCAAAAATAGCCAAGAATATGACACAGTTGAGAGCGAATCTTGTAATGAGAGAGCTAGCAATTCAGGAGAAGAAGTTACAAGACAGTACTCAAAATAAAAATCCCCTCATTTTCAACAGGAGAAGGTCATTGTACGCTGAGAATAACAGTCCTGCAGATGGAGATAGAGTCTCGCCAGCTCCGGATGTGCATGAAGATGAACTGCCAGGAAATCAGGAAAAGTCGGATAAAGAGACAGGAGCCAAGAAGACAGCACAGACATTTGGCCACAGGTTTGCTTCAAGGACAGCCGGCCTGGCTAAGACAATGTCAGAGAATAATGCCACTGTGAGGCAACGCCGATGGAGTGGCAAGGATGATAATACAACCAGTGCTGTGGAGGAAGCATCACATACTGCTGGGGAAGTTACAGCAATGTCAGCAGAAGCTAGCCGAGATAACCACACAAGGATTGAAAATCATGAGGCAGCTTACAATGCTGAGCAGAAGAATGATAATGACAGCAAAACGGCTACTACGTTTCAACAAAGCACTGTTATATCAGGTCCAGTACCGAGAGAAAGGCCCGCTGTGCAGACCCATAAAAATCCTAGATGGTCAGACTTGGAGCTACCTGATATGACAAAAGTGAACAAAGTCAGTGTTGAGGATTACTATGAGAAGATCCTGGAGTGGAACCCTGAATGGATTAGCGATGAGA ATTTTGATGCATCAGTAATGCCAGGGTGTTTGGAACCTCAAAAAGTTCCGGTCACATTTGACAGTCCTCAGCATTTCTATGctgtctttcaacccttgcatCTGCTGGAAACCTGGGCAAAA ATATTGAAGGACTGGCATGACGTGAAGgacagaaaagttttcactggaaAAATGACCAGCAGTCCCAGGCCTTTAGAAGCAAGACCTTCTATGTCATTATTGGATTGTGAAG tgaaaattgaaaacaggaATCTGGGTGCGTTGCAAGGGATAAGTGAATGTGACTTTGTGCGTCTGGAGCTCAACCTCTACTGCCAGACTGAATCTGAATCTATTGTGAAGCGCCATGCAATATTTGGCATAGTGGACAAGGTTTTGATGGATAAAACAGGAGACTATGCCAGTAGGAACAAAGAGAACATTGGTGATAATACCAAATGCAAAGTGCAGTTCCGGATTCTCAGAATGAACTATGCAGTTGCTGACAATACGATAGAGTTCCAG GTGATCACGTCACTCATACCATTACTACGCCAGTACAACAGCTTCAAGATACCACAGAGCAACGTACTGACCAGGCATATACTTCGGCCCATAACTAAAAACGTGTACACCTTTACAGCAAGTGATCATAGTGCTCCTGTAGAACTG AcaagaaaatacaacaaaagtCAAGAATGCTGTATACAAGGAGCCACAGAGGCAGCTATTGCACCGTACGCCATACCAAGGGTATGCATGATCCAGGGTCCACCAGGAACTGGTAAATCACATACCATAGTAGGCATAGTCCACAGAATCTTGAAG CACTCCAAGCAGAGAAACATCAGCATGCCGACCGCAAACTCAAACCCAAACCTGAACAAGATAAATATATTGCTATGTGCACCATCAAATGCTGCCATTGACCAGTTGATGAGAAAACTTGTTGCCCACCTTATGCAGCACTctgtacacaaacaaaacacaaagt ACAACTGTGGTGATTATAACATTGTGAGAGTTGGCCGAGAATACAATGTTCATCCAGACGTCAGGAAATATCTTCTTGATGAAATTGTCAAGTCTCGTATTGCCAAAG CAAGGAGTGGTCAGAATGATGTCAGCAAATTGTATGCTGAGCTGAAAGACCTTGATGATCGCATTGGTGAGGCCGAACGTCTGTGTTCATCGTTCAAGATTAAGGGCGATAGAAAATCA CTGAGTGGAGCTGAAGCTCAGCGCGATAGGCTGCTGAAACAGAGAAATGAGCTGGAGAAGGAGACTAAGAAGAGCAGTAGCAATGCTAGAAACCTACGCGGGCAGGAGTCCAAGGTCCGACAACATGTTCTGGTCGAGGCTGATGTGGTTTGTTGCACTCTGAATGGAAGTGGTAGCAGTGTGTTGGATTCAGCAGTCAGGATGAGTAAAAGGGTGGTGTTTGACTGTGTCATCATTGATGAG GCTTGCCAGTGCACAGAGCTTGACAGTCTGATTCCATTACAGTATGGATCAACTAAACTTATCCTTGTTGGTGATCCTCAACAACTTCCAGCTACAGTTTTATCACAA AATGCTCAGAATTTAGGTTTTGGACAGTCGTTGTTTGAGAGACTGTACAAGTTTTTCCGGGATCATTGTGACAATCCTGTCGTGATGCTGGACACTCAGTACAGAATGCACAAAAGTATCTGTGAATTTCCAAGCAATCAGTTCTACTATGGTAAACTGAAGACTAGTGG TGAAGTGCTCCACCGCACTACCCAGGCCAAGTTTCCACTACTTCCATTTTGTGTAGTCGATGTGGTCAGTGGTCAGGAGCGACAAGATAAACCAGG AGCAATTATCAACATTCAAGAGGCCAAGTTTATCTTGGAGATTTGCAGAGTGATATCTGAGATACCCAGGTTCACAGTCAATATTGGTGTAATCACACCGTACAGAGCTCAGAAATACCACCTTGAGAAGCAGCTGAGGAGTGAAATGTGCCG TGGGCTACCGCGAATTGAAGTGAACACAGTGGATGGCTTCCAAGGAAGAGAGAAAGATGTGATCATTTTGTCATGTGTTAGAGCTTCTCCGTTTGGCAGTACAGGAATAGG ATTTGTAGCAAACGAGAAGAGGTTAAATGTGGCATTGACCAGAGCTAAATACTCCTTGTTCATTGTTGGACATCTAAGCTCACTTGAG ACAAACGACATCTGGAAAAAGCTCATTGAAGATGCTACCTCCCGTGGCATTGTGATGAAAGCAACTCCAGGAGGTTTTAGAGAGACTGCTGTGAAGTGCCTGGTTGAACCTTCAACTCATATAGCTAGAACTTCCACAAGTTCTGACGCAAATCTGGCCAAACAGAAAAACAACTCAAGTAAAGCACCACCTGGACAGGACCTATCTGGACAGGGTCCTTCAACTGTAAATTCTCATGAGAAAGGCGCAGTGCGATCACTCCGTACCTTTGACCTCAGTGGTGCAATATTCAACGAGGAAAGTGTACCTGGCAAGAGGAAGGCAAGAAGAGCAAGTTTGAATCAGGAAAAGCAGCAGGAAAGATCCACTGGTGGTGCAAACAGTGTAGCAGCTGCTGATAAAAGAAAGAAGCAAGATGGAAACAATCAAAGCCTGGCTATAAGGAGTCAACGTAAAAGTCTTGATGAGGTTGTTGGACAAATCAGTCAGAAATACTATGGAGGGTCAAAGGCTGTTACTCTTCCTTCAGACCGTCATTCAAAAAGCTCTAATGTTGAAATGAGGAAATCACAAACAAAGGAAGACGGACATGTAGAGTGTAGGGCAGTATCAGACGATGGTGTATTGCAGTCAAAAGCACGAGGGCCAAACTCCCTTAAAAATACTTCAACTGCCTCCACAGAAGAATCTGGCACTGCACATTCA